Proteins encoded by one window of Lepeophtheirus salmonis chromosome 3, UVic_Lsal_1.4, whole genome shotgun sequence:
- the LOC121114688 gene encoding tubulin monoglutamylase TTLL4, translating into MVGKVLPPPPLRSSLFPSVPPFINYVPQFRKEKLSSNVGQALLEYGPQYWDHWNWDQDQFWRIPNAMGNLVRDLDVLLEMMEDKGFKSSNSSKNTGNRHSKIINTEYFQSPFVQRSGDRVDFFDSHPGVKIRPFPDLHELSNKISLGQLFCEAQQKFNPSEFDFHPITLSDFPKDWKYLKDELINNPNQFWIYKPAKRNNGSGVTLIDDFSFLELGMKKKNRNEDFVIQKYIHKPLLIDGYKFDIRIYVVLTSLDPLCIYIYNDGLVRIATELYSENPELISETRMHVTNYAINKTSSNYVHENDGLSCKGNKWRLIALWGYLSNVYGLTKDDFDEIWNKIHDIVIKTVLLGYKNFLKEFKDNTKSSAYNSYKILGLDILIDGDMNIHLIEVNSRPALLDDEIDKQVNRPMMDELVRIVGFHIPAGSVSPMRKSLIQHTLQNEEISSYNPNIYCRIDSSIKKKIEFENKTERKKYLNNILENISSCDLRVLIKMEEERSQLCKFERVFPTPDTYKYFEYMEGVPYYDKLVDAYELKYGNDRESGLNFIRSLCHRRIHI; encoded by the exons atggtgGGTAAAGTGCTGCCACCTCCTCCTTTACGCTCGTCACTTTTCCCATCAGTGCCACCTTTCATTAACTATGTACCACAATTTCGTAAGGAGAAGTTATCAAGCAACGTGGGACAGGCTCTGTTAGAATATGGACCACAATATTGGGATCATTGGAATTGGGATCAGGATCAATTTTGGAGGATTCCAAATGCGATGGGAAATCTTGTTCGAG ACCTTGATGTTCTACTTGAAATGATGGAGGACAAAGGGTTTAAGTCATCAAATTCCTCTAAAAACACTGGAAACCGACACTCTAAGATAATTAATACAGAATACTTTCAG TCACCATTTGTTCAAAGATCTGGAGATCGTGTCGATTTTTTTGATTCACATCCag GAGTTAAAATAAGACCATTCCCCGATCTTCACGAACTTAGTAATAAAATATCCCTTGGTCAGCTTTTTTGTGAAGctcaacaaaaatttaatcccTCAGAGTTTGACTTTCATCCTATCACACTCTCCGATTTTCCAAAGGATTGGAAATACCTCAAAGACGAGCTTATTAATAATCCAAATCAATTCTGGATATACAAACCCGCAAAACGTAATAATGGTTCAGGAGTGACTCTCATAGACGATTTTTCATTTCTTGAGCtcggaatgaaaaaaaaaaataggaatgaggattttgttatacaaaaatatattcataaaccACTTCTCATTGATGGATACAAG tttgatatTCGAATTTATGTAGTATTGACAAGTTTGGATCCCTtgtgtatttacatttataatgatGGGCTTGTTCGAATAGCTACTGAACTCTACTCAGAAAATCCAga attgaTAAGTGAAACCCGAATGCATGTAACGAATTATGCTATTAATAAGACATCTAGCAATTACGTTCATGAAAATGATGGTTTATCCTGCAAAGGCAATAAA tgGCGTTTGATTGCTCTTTGGGGATATTTGAGTAATGTATATGGTCTCACTAAGGATGACTTTGAtgaaatttggaataaaatccACGATATAGTGATAAAAACCGTCTTATTAGGTTATAAAAACTTCTTGAAGGAATTTAAGGATAACACCAAGTCATCTGCTtacaatagttataaaatattggggCTTGATATTTTGATTGATGGTGACATGAATATCCACTTAATTGAAg TAAATAGTAGACCAGCTCTATTGGATGACGAAATCGATAAACAAGTTAATCGACCTATG atggaTGAATTAGTAAGGATTGTCGGATTTCATATCCCTGCTGGGAGTGTTTCTCCAATGAGAAAATCTCTTATCCAACATACTCTTCAAAATGAGGAAATTTCATCCTATAACCCAAATATTTACTGCCGCATAGACTCttccataaaaaagaaaattgaatttgagaACAAGACGGAGAGAAagaaatatcttaataatatcTTGGAGAATATCTCCTCTTGTGATTTAAG agttttaataaaaatggaggAAGAACGATCTCAACTCTGCAAATTTGAGAGGGTATTTCCAACTCCAGATACGTAcaagtattttgaatatatggAAGGAGTGCCTTATTATGATAAACTTGTTGACGcctatgaattaaaatatggaaatgatCGGGAAAGTGGACTTAATTTTATAAGGAGCCTTTGTCATAGGCGAATTCATATTTAA